TGGCCGAGGAGGGCCAGGAAGGCCAGCCCGAGGGCCGCGATCACCGGCAGGTCCTAGAAATGGGCATCAAGGGCCTCGCACCAGAAGTGGTAGATCATCTGGTGGATTTCCTGGATGCGGGCTGTGACCGTGCTGGGCACCACCAGTGCGTCGTCCATGAGCCCCGCCAGCTGGCCGCCGTCCCGGCCCAGGAGACCGAGGGTGCGGACACCGAGTTCTTTCGCAGAAGCCACGGCGCGGATGACGTTGGCACTGTTGCCGCTGGTGCTGATGCCGATGAGCAGGTCGCCCGGTCGTCCCAGGGCTTCCACTTGGCGGGAGAAGACCTGATCGAAACCATAGTCATTGCCGATGGCCGTGAGGGCAGAGGTGTCGGTGGTGAGCGCAATGCCAGCGAGGGCCCGGCGCTCCTTCACGTAGCGGCCGCTGAGCTCGGCGGCCAAATGCTGGGCATCCGCCGCGCTGCCGCCATTGCCGCAGACCAGGATCCGGCCCCCACGGCGCAGCCGTTCGGCCATGTCATCGGCCTGGGCGACGATGCGGTCCATCTCGCGCTCGAAGAAGGTCTGCTTCAGCTGGATGGAAGATTGGACATGCTGGAGGAGGATCTGTTTCATGTTCCTAAATATGACAGGAATTCCACTCCCCAGTTTCGATGCGGGCTGGCAGACTGCGGTAAGTATTGCCTCGACAGGTAAGGGACCCAATGGATTGGATTGCCCTCAAACACGCGCTGTTGTCCCATCTTCCGGTGGCCGCGGGCCTGTTGCTGCCCTGGCCCCTGTTCGCCGCACAGCGGCCCGGGCGCGGCATCCGCCCCTGGTGGACAGTGACCCGCTATCTGGGTTGGATGGGCCTTCTGGGCAGTCTGGCATCCCTGGTCAGCGGCCTGGCCTCGGGCCGCCTCCTGGGGCTCTTGCCGGCCCACCGGCTCCTGCCTGCGCCCGCCACTGGGCAGGGGCCTGAGGCGCTCCTGTTCCGCCACGCAGCGCTCGGTGGCCTCTCTCTGCTGGTGGGCCTTGCCGCCATCTGGGCCATGAACCGCTCGCGGAAGGATCATCAAAGCCTTGGCTTCGTGGCCCTAGTGCTGGGGCTGGGCTGGTCGGCGCTGCTGCTGATGGCGGGCGATGCCGGCTACCGGCTGGCCCATGCGCGCGCGGCCAAGCCCGTGGTGGTGGAGGCTCCGCCCCTCGTTCCCAAAGCGGTCCTTCCACAAACCGTGACCTCCACCGGAATTTCGGCCACGGCGGACGCCGAGGAAAAAGCCCCGGTCCGCGCCCTGGACTATGCCGCGTTGGAAGCCATTCACAGTGAGCCCGTGAAGTCCCCGGCCCACGGTGGCCGCTGGATCCGAGTCTGGGCCAGCCCTGAAGCTGCTGCGGCCTACCGGGCTGGTCAGCCCCTGCCTGAAGGCGCCCTGGTGGTGCTGAGTTCGATGGAGGACCGCTATGGCCGCCCCGGCTCCGAGAATGGTCCCCTCTACGCCCTGGAGATGAAGCCTTCGGGCCCCACGTTCACATTCTATTGGGCCCGCATTCCCATGGAGCAGCGCCGGGCCTTCGGAGGCGAGGCCAAGGCCTACTGGCGCGGAACAGATACCCACCTGGAAGGCTGTCGCAGCTGCCATGCCACCGGCATGGCCGACCCCGCCGCACGCAGCCGCTGGCGCCTCAAGCGAATCACCTCAGCGGATTAGTCGGCTGTTTCCTCATGTCCGACCTGTTTGGGTTGGCCACAGCCCTCCCGTTGGTCACGCACCGTGGTCGAAGGCGAACCCGTATCAGGCCCGCCTTCATCCGTGTGAATCCGTGGCTTCATACGGAATTGAGTTCAAAAGATAAGGAACACCACCAAGGCGCCAAGACACCAAGAAAACCAGAGCCGCTATTCATGCAGTTCTTGGTGCCTTGGTGCCTTGGTGGTGAAAGTCTTTTTGGATTGGATTGAACGCAACTTGGTATCAAAGCCCTTTCCTCGACCAGGACGGACCTCGCGTCACTCGTCCTGGACGAGCACTTCCCGTGGCTTTCCGGCGCCCCGATCCGGACCGACGATTCCCTCATCTTCCATCCGGTCGATGAGGCGGGCGGCGCGGCCGTAGCCCAGGTTCAGCTTGCGCTGCAGCAGACTGGTGCTGGCCTTGCGCTCGCGCTTCACCACGGCCAGGGCGCGGACGTAGATGTCATCCACTCCGGCCATGTCGGCTTCGTCGAAGAGGCCTGTCTCCTCTTCTGTCTCCATGGCGCTGACCAGGGATTGGTTGTAGTCGGGCCGGCCCCGCTCGCGCAGCCAGGTGACGAGGCGCAGCGTCTCCTCTTCGCTGAGGAAGGGGGCATGGATGCGCTTGGGATGACTCGCGCCGTTGGGCAGGAAGAGGGCATCGCCCGCGCCCAGCAATTGTTCGCCGCCGCCGCAGTCGAGGATGGTGCGGCTGTCGATCTTGGTGCGCACGCGGTAGCTGAGGCGGCTGGGCAGGTTGGCCTTGATGACGCCGGTGACCACGTCCACGGAGGGACGCTGGGTGGCCAGGATGAGGTGGATGCCCACGGCGCGGGCCTTCTGGGCGATGCGGGCGATGCTGTCTTCCACCTCGCTGCGGGCCACCATCATGAGGTCCGCCAGCTCGTCGATGACCACCAGCACGTAGGGCAGGTGCTCGAGGAGGGAGGGCCGGTCGGGCCAGCGGGGATTCGGCGTGCGATCCGTGAGATCGATGCAGCCTCCAGCTTCGGCGATCTTGGCGTTGAAGCCCTTGAGGTCGCGCACGCTCAGCAGGGCCAGGCGCCGGTAGCGGTCCTCCATCTGGGCCACCACCCACTTGAGGACGCGGCCCGCCTCCTTCATGTCCGTGACCACCGGGGCCCAAAGGTGGGGGATGTCCTCGTAGACACCCAGCTCCACCATCTTGGGGTCCACCAGGATGAGCTTCACTTCGTTGGGCAGGGCCCGCACCAGGCAAGAGCAGATCATGGCGTTCACACCCACGCTCTTGCCGCTGCCGGTGCTGCCGCCGATGAGCAGGTGGGGCATCTTGTTGAGGTCCGCCACCACGGGCCGCCCCGCGATGTCCTTGCCGAGCGCCAGGTGCAGCAGGCCCCCTGCATCACGGAAGGCGGGACTATCGATGACTTCGCGGAAGGTGATGATCTCGCGCTTGGGATTGGGCACCTCGATCCCCACCAGGTTCTTGCCGGGGATGCGGTCCATGCGCACGGCCTCGGCCTGGAGGGCCAGGGCGAGGTCTTCTTCCATGCCCAGGATGCGGGAAAGGGGAATGCCCGCATCGGGCTGGAACTCGAAGACGGTGACCACGGGCCCGGGTTGCATGCCGGTGACTGCTCCCTTGATCTTGAATTCGGACAGTTTCTGTCCAATTAATTCCTTGATGTGCTCCAGCATGCCCAGATCCACCTTGGCGTGCTGGCCCGGAGGATCAAAGAGGCGGCGGGGCGGCAGGCTTTCCCGATCCGTGACGGAAGGTTCCGGTGGTGGCGGAGGCGGCAGGGGCGGTAGCGGCCGGGCCGGGGTGGGCTCACTGAGGGGCAGGGGCGGCTGGACGATTTCGCGGCCGAAGCGGTCCTTGGCCACTTGGGCCTTGGCCACAGTGGGCTTGGGTTTGGGCGGGGCTGGCGCCTCGGCCAGCAGCCTGGTGCGGAAGGGCGCGGAGGCTCCAGGCGTCGGGGCCGGTTCGGTGACGGGACCTGCGGGAGGAAGGGGCTGGGCTTCGAGGACGGTGGATGCCGCGTCCAGGTTGATCGAATGAATGGGCGGGAGCAGATCCTCGGCGCGGATGAGGGGCTGCTTGCGCCTGGCCTCGGCGGTATCCAGCTCGGCTTTCAGCAGGGCCTCGCGCTGGTCCTCGAGGGCCTTCTGGCGCAGGGCCACGGCCTGCAGGGCGGCCACGTCATTGGCATCGATGTCTGCCTGCTGTGGGTTTCGCCCGCGGAGGAAGGGCCGTTTCACCATGCTGATAAAACCCTGGAAGCCCTTGGAAGGCATGGGCTTCACCCAGGGCCAGGCCTTCTCGCCCAGCCAGCGGTGGAGCAGCCGACCCGCGGCGCGGGTGAGGGCAGGGGCCAGCACCAGGGCGCAGGCGAGCACCACCAGGGCCAGGAGCAGGGGGAGCCCCACGGGGCCCAGCACCCGCCGGCCCACGGGCCAAAGGGCGCTGCCCAGCCAGCCGCCCCAGCGCAGCTGGAGGGTTCCGATTTCCGCGGGGCCCACCCAGGCCCGGTTGCCGAAGGCGCCCAGGGCGGTCCAGCTCGCCAGGGCCAGGACCGGCCAGGCCACGCGGCCAGGCCAGCGGTGGCCTTCACGGGGCCAGGCTTCCCAAAGCAGGTAGGGCGGCACGATCCAGGCGCCCAGGCCCACCAGGGTTTGCAGCAGGCCCGCCAGGGCGGCGCCCACGGTTCCGCAGAGGTTCTGAACGGCGGCCACCGTGGCTCCCTGGGTGAAGGGATGCGGGTCGGGCGGATAGTAGCTGCCCAGGGATAGCAGCAGCACCAGGGCCGTGAAACCCAGCACGGCCCTCAGCATCCAGCGCCCAATCCCCTGCAATGCGCCTCCCCGCGGTGATCTCACAGTGTAGCCGAGGGCCTGTGAATCAGCGGGCAGCAGCGGCCGAACCGCTCAGCAGGGACAGCCGCTGATGGGGGTCCCAGGCGGGTTTACCCAGATCGTGGAGGAAGGTTCCTGCGGAGACAAAGGTCCAGCCTTCCTGACGGGCACGATCCATGAAGGCGCCCAGGCCATCGGTGGGGCGGTCACCCATGGCGCGCGCCGAGCCCAGGTGCATGAGTACGATGATGCCGTCGCCATCGCGGTTCAGGCGCTGCTGGAGCCGTTGCACGATGGCATCACCGCTGCGGTACAGGCGGCGGTCCTTGGGCGTGGCCCAGTCCAGCGTGTCGGCGCCTTCGCTCCAGCCCACATGGCGGTAGCCCAGCTCTTCGGCCCACTTGCGAATTTCAGCGGTGTGCTCGCCGTAAGGTGCGCGCCAGAACGGGTCCATGGGGCGGCCCAGCAGCTTCACGAGGGCGGCATCGGCATCCAGCAGCTCGCGTTGAATGCGCTCCTTCGTCCACTTGGGATCGCGCTTCATGCCCGGCGCGAAGTGGGGATGGTTCATGGTGTGGTTGCCCAACTCATGGCCTTCCGCGGCCATGCGCTTCACCAGGGCCGGGAAGCGGTGGATGAAGGCGCCCGTGAGGAAGAGGGTGGTGTGCACCCCCCGGGCCTTGAGGAGATCGAGCACCTCGGTGGCCACCTCGGCGCTGGAGCCGCCATCGAAGCTGAGGAGGATGCGCTTGTGGCCACCCGGACCGCGGGTGAGGTTGAGGCCTTCGCCCATGCCGGGCCAGAGGGCCGGGCCCTTGGGCGGAATGGCGAGCGGAGTCACCAGGGATGCGGGAGGCGTCGCGGGTTTGGCGGATGGAGGTGGCTCCAGGTCGGGCGTCACCGGGACAAAGGCGGCGCTTCGGATGGGCTCTGCGGCGGGAATGGTGCCTGCGGTGGGAATGGATGAAGCGGACCGTTCGGGGATCGCGGGGACTGGGGTGCTCTTGAGGCGGGCTTCGGCCCTGGTTTTGGCGGTTTCCGCCGCCGGTTCGGGTCGGGAGAAGAGCCGCTGCAACCAGGATTGGGGGCGCGGCTTGGTGTCAGCGGCCTCGGGCACCTGCGCCAGTTCCGGCACCTTTACAGGCTTTCGCTCGGGAAGCGGTGGTAAGGTCCCGCCGCGCAGCTGGGCCTCTGGGCGGGCCTTGGAAGCGGGTGGCTCCGTGGGGGTTTGGCGGGCCAGTCTGGTTGGGGGTTCGGCGCGCCGCGGAGCGGCTTTGGAGAAGGTGAAGCGTGCCAGCTCCCGGCCGTCCAAAGTGCGCAGCACAGCCTCTTCGCCTTCGGGTGGGCGGAACAGTTCCCAGCGCACGGGGCCCGGCTCGGCGGCCCGCCGTTCCTTGATGGAGCGGCCCTCCAGCACCAGCTCGGTGGGCTCCCCCACTTCGCCTTCGATGACCACCAGTCCGCCGAGGGGGTGCCAGGACCAGGCGCTGGTCACGGGAAGAGAGGCCGACTGCTCGGGCAGGGCGGCCTCCTGGGGCTCCTTGCGCCCGCAGGCCAGCACCGTCAACAGCAGCAGCGCGGCGGGCCCCAGCCTCATGCGCCCTCACTGGCGCGGCACAGGGCCCAGTAGTTGCTTTTCTCGCGGATGCGCACCCAGCGGGGCCTCAGGGTCGCCTTCCGCAAGTGGAGGAAGGCCTGCTCTGCGAGGAGCTCGGCGGTGGGATTGCGGCCCGCCAGTTCGGGCCGGTCGTTCAGCAGCCGGTAGTCGATGGCGGCCACCCAGGCATCCAGTGCATCCGAAAAGGCAGGTTCATCGGCTTCACGATCCAGCTCAACCGCGGCTTCCACTTCCCAGTTGTGTCCGTGCCGGTCTTCCTGGAAGCCGGGCAGGTCGTGGAAGTGGTCGGCCACGAAGGCGCGGCGGAGGGAGAGGACAAATGCCATGGCCGAGTATAGCCCTTAAGATCTAACTGGCGGGGCGGGCAGATCATGGCCCAGTTCAGCGCGCAGGGCCTCCAGGTAGGCCAGCATGGTGCGTTCGCGCTGAATGGCGCGGCGCTGGCCGGCGGCGGTCTTCATGCCTGCGGCCAGCTTGAGCAGCTTCTTCTCGAAGTGATCGAGGCTCCAGGCCTTGTCATCCAGCTCGCGGTTTTCCGCCCAGGGATCCAGCGGGTGCCAGAGGCCCGCGCCGAAGCTGGCGCCCGTGGCGAAGACCCGAGCCACGCCGATGGCACCCAGGGCTTCCAGGCGGTCGGCATCCTGCACCACGGAGGCCTCCAGGGTGGCGGGGGTGCCGCCGCCGCTCCAGCTGTGGCTTTCCACGGTGGAGGCCACGGCCTCGGCGCGGTGCTCCA
This sequence is a window from Geothrix sp. PMB-07. Protein-coding genes within it:
- the gmhA gene encoding D-sedoheptulose 7-phosphate isomerase, yielding MKQILLQHVQSSIQLKQTFFEREMDRIVAQADDMAERLRRGGRILVCGNGGSAADAQHLAAELSGRYVKERRALAGIALTTDTSALTAIGNDYGFDQVFSRQVEALGRPGDLLIGISTSGNSANVIRAVASAKELGVRTLGLLGRDGGQLAGLMDDALVVPSTVTARIQEIHQMIYHFWCEALDAHF
- a CDS encoding DNA translocase FtsK 4TM domain-containing protein, with the protein product MQGIGRWMLRAVLGFTALVLLLSLGSYYPPDPHPFTQGATVAAVQNLCGTVGAALAGLLQTLVGLGAWIVPPYLLWEAWPREGHRWPGRVAWPVLALASWTALGAFGNRAWVGPAEIGTLQLRWGGWLGSALWPVGRRVLGPVGLPLLLALVVLACALVLAPALTRAAGRLLHRWLGEKAWPWVKPMPSKGFQGFISMVKRPFLRGRNPQQADIDANDVAALQAVALRQKALEDQREALLKAELDTAEARRKQPLIRAEDLLPPIHSINLDAASTVLEAQPLPPAGPVTEPAPTPGASAPFRTRLLAEAPAPPKPKPTVAKAQVAKDRFGREIVQPPLPLSEPTPARPLPPLPPPPPPEPSVTDRESLPPRRLFDPPGQHAKVDLGMLEHIKELIGQKLSEFKIKGAVTGMQPGPVVTVFEFQPDAGIPLSRILGMEEDLALALQAEAVRMDRIPGKNLVGIEVPNPKREIITFREVIDSPAFRDAGGLLHLALGKDIAGRPVVADLNKMPHLLIGGSTGSGKSVGVNAMICSCLVRALPNEVKLILVDPKMVELGVYEDIPHLWAPVVTDMKEAGRVLKWVVAQMEDRYRRLALLSVRDLKGFNAKIAEAGGCIDLTDRTPNPRWPDRPSLLEHLPYVLVVIDELADLMMVARSEVEDSIARIAQKARAVGIHLILATQRPSVDVVTGVIKANLPSRLSYRVRTKIDSRTILDCGGGEQLLGAGDALFLPNGASHPKRIHAPFLSEEETLRLVTWLRERGRPDYNQSLVSAMETEEETGLFDEADMAGVDDIYVRALAVVKRERKASTSLLQRKLNLGYGRAARLIDRMEDEGIVGPDRGAGKPREVLVQDE
- a CDS encoding polysaccharide deacetylase family protein → MRLGPAALLLLTVLACGRKEPQEAALPEQSASLPVTSAWSWHPLGGLVVIEGEVGEPTELVLEGRSIKERRAAEPGPVRWELFRPPEGEEAVLRTLDGRELARFTFSKAAPRRAEPPTRLARQTPTEPPASKARPEAQLRGGTLPPLPERKPVKVPELAQVPEAADTKPRPQSWLQRLFSRPEPAAETAKTRAEARLKSTPVPAIPERSASSIPTAGTIPAAEPIRSAAFVPVTPDLEPPPSAKPATPPASLVTPLAIPPKGPALWPGMGEGLNLTRGPGGHKRILLSFDGGSSAEVATEVLDLLKARGVHTTLFLTGAFIHRFPALVKRMAAEGHELGNHTMNHPHFAPGMKRDPKWTKERIQRELLDADAALVKLLGRPMDPFWRAPYGEHTAEIRKWAEELGYRHVGWSEGADTLDWATPKDRRLYRSGDAIVQRLQQRLNRDGDGIIVLMHLGSARAMGDRPTDGLGAFMDRARQEGWTFVSAGTFLHDLGKPAWDPHQRLSLLSGSAAAAR
- a CDS encoding 6-carboxytetrahydropterin synthase, producing MAFVLSLRRAFVADHFHDLPGFQEDRHGHNWEVEAAVELDREADEPAFSDALDAWVAAIDYRLLNDRPELAGRNPTAELLAEQAFLHLRKATLRPRWVRIREKSNYWALCRASEGA
- a CDS encoding HD domain-containing protein; the encoded protein is MSHAFPFPWFKPLLARLREHLATEPFARDAAHDLGHILRTARLAERMAEEEGADVETCVAAALLHDLVYRPKNHPESPLTAQMAAELVPQWCRETGGLEHRAEAVASTVESHSWSGGGTPATLEASVVQDADRLEALGAIGVARVFATGASFGAGLWHPLDPWAENRELDDKAWSLDHFEKKLLKLAAGMKTAAGQRRAIQRERTMLAYLEALRAELGHDLPAPPVRS